In Raphanus sativus cultivar WK10039 chromosome 5, ASM80110v3, whole genome shotgun sequence, the following proteins share a genomic window:
- the LOC108805428 gene encoding 1-acyl-sn-glycerol-3-phosphate acyltransferase 3 gives MAVPAALVFIPVGVLFLISGLIVNLIQLVFFIIVRPFSKSLYRRINKTVVELLWLQLIWLIDWWACIKVNLYADADTLQLLGKEHALVLSNHRSDIDWLIGWVMAQRAGCLGSSLAIMKKEAKYLPIIGWSMWFSDYIFLERSWDKDEKTLEAGFKRFEDFPMTFWLALFVEGTRFTQEKLEAAQEYASIRSLPSPRNVLIPRTKGFVSAVSHIRSFVPAIYDCTLTVRNNQPTPTLLRMFSGQSSELNLQLRRHKMSDLPETDDGIAQWCRDLFITKDAQLETYFTKDVFSDLDVHQINRPIKPLIVVIVWVCLLMFGGFKLLQWLSMVASWEIICLFVILLVIATITMQVLIQSSESHRSTPAKRPLQEQLISA, from the exons ATGGCGGTTCCTGCGGCTCTTGTCTTTATCCCTGTTGGTGTCCTCTTCTTGATCTCAGGCCTCATCGTTAATCTCATTCAG CTTGTGTTCTTCATCATTGTTCGTCCATTCTCCAAAAGCTTATATAGAAGGATCAACAAAACCGTTGTGGAGTTACTTTGGTTGCAGCTTATATGGCTGATTGATTGGTGGGCTTGTATAAAG GTTAATTTATACGCTGATGCAGATACTCTGCAGTTACTTG GGAAAGAACATGCACTTGTTTTATCAAACCATAGAAGTGACATTGATTGGCTTATTGGTTGGGTCATGGCTCAG CGTGCAGGTTGTCTTGGGAGCTCTCTAGCCATCATGAAAAAGGAAGCCAAGTATCTTCCA ATCATAGGTTGGTCCATGTGGTTTTCGGATTACATTTTCTTGGAAAGAAGCTGGGATAAAGATGAGAAGACCCTCGAG GCAGGTTTTAAACGGTTTGAGGACTTTCCTATGACATTCTGGTTGGCTCTTTTCGTTGAAGGAACTCGTTTCACTCAGGAGAAGCTTGAAGCTGCTCAAGAATACGCCTCTATCAGAAGCTTACCATCTCCTCGAAATGTCTTGATTCCTCGTACAAAG GGATTCGTATCGGCGGTGTCTCACATAAGGTCATTTGTCCCTGCGATTTATGATTGTACCTTAACTGTTCGCAACAATCAGCCTACACCAACTCTGCTTAGGATGTTCAGTGGACAATCATCTGAG TTGAATTTGCAGCTAAGACGTCACAAGATGAGTGACTTGCCCGAAACTGATGATGGTATTGCGCAATGGTGCCGAGATCTATTTATCACCAAG GATGCTCAACTTGAGACATACTTCACAAAAGACGTGTTCAGCGACTTGGATGTTCACCAAATCAACCGGCCAATCAAACCATTGATC GTGGTGATAGTTTGGGTATGTCTTCTTATGTTCGGTGGTTTCAAGCTGCTTCAATGGCTCTCTATGGTGGCCTCGTGGGAGATCATTTGCTTGTTTGTGATCCTCTTGGTAATTGCAACAATAACAATGCAAGTACTTATTCAGTCTTCTGAGTCTCACCGGTCAACTCCTGCCAAGAGACCTCTACAAGAACAGCTTATTTCTGCgtag
- the LOC108856578 gene encoding pentatricopeptide repeat-containing protein At2g22410, mitochondrial, whose product MFSLRREEDDTSFSLSPGDFADVNEQPMNISTVSKAKLLLLLPLIPKLSRSLYSHSHSHSHSHRRTRSLPHHKDQNSTHTLVFRNPLLSLLEKCVSLLHLKQIQARMILNGSILDPFDSSRLIAFCASRDDNLGYCVKLLRGVDNPNAFSWNVTIRGFSESPSPKDAVLIYKEMLRDGGESRPDRYTYPALFKVCGDLALGHMILGHVLKMGLELVSHVHNASIHMLARFGEMGNARKVFEESPVRDLVSWNSLINGYKKMGQAEEAIEVYKQMKSEGVEADDVTMIALVSSCAMLGSSSLGREFYGYIRDNGVRMTVPLANALMDMFSKCGDVHEARRVFDSLEKKRTIVSWTTMISGYARSGLLDVARELFDEMEEKDVVLWNAMIGGSVHAKRAQDALALFQEMQTSSTKPDEITMIHCLSACSQLGALDVGVWIHRYIEKHNLSLNVALGTSLVDMYAKCGDISEARSVFHGMKTRNSLTYTSMIGGLALHGDASAAISYFNEMIDAGIAPDEITFIGLLSACCHSGMVQAGRDYFSQMKSRFNLNPQLKHYSVMVDLLGRAGLLEEAEKLMETMPMEADAAVWGALFFGCRMHGNVAMGEKAAEKLLELDPDDSGIYVLQGKMYGEAHMWEDAKKARRMMNERGVEKTPGCSSIVVNGVYFEFIVRDKSRPESEKIYDCLNCLRRHMGSSSSVRSEVPEMTSS is encoded by the coding sequence ATGTTCTCTCtgaggagagaagaagatgacaCGTCGTTCTCTCTCTCCCCTGGCGACTTCGCCGACGTCAATGAACAGCCGATGAACATATCGACTGTGAGCAAAGcgaagcttcttcttcttcttccactgaTACCCAAACTAAGCCGCTCCTTGTactctcactctcactctcactctcactctcaTCGTCGAACTCGTTCCCTTCCCCATCACAAAGACCAAAACTCCACACACACTCTCGTCTTCCGCAACCCTCTCCTCTCGCTCCTCGAGAAATGCGTATCCTTGCTCCATCTGAAGCAGATCCAAGCTCGAATGATCCTCAACGGCTCCATCCTCGACCCGTTCGACTCAAGCCGACTGATCGCTTTCTGCGCATCTCGCGACGACAACCTCGGTTACTGCGTGAAGCTTCTGAGAGGAGTCGACAACCCTAACGCATTCTCTTGGAACGTAACGATCAGAGGATTCTCCGAGAGCCCGAGCCCTAAAGACGCGGTTTTGATCTACAAGGAGATGCTTAGAGACGGCGGCGAGTCACGACCTGATCGTTACACATACCCTGCTCTGTTCAAGGTCTGTGGTGATCTCGCGTTAGGTCATATGATTCTTGGGCATGTTCTTAAGATGGGATTGGAGCTGGTCTCTCACGTGCATAATGCTTCGATTCATATGTTGGCTCGTTTTGGTGAGATGGGGAATGCGCGGAAGGTGTTCGAGGAAAGTCCTGTGAGAGATTTGGTTTCTTGGAACTCGTTGATTAATGGGTATAAGAAGATGGGACAGGCTGAGGAGGCGATTGAGGTTTATAAGCAGATGAAGTCTGAAGGAGTGGAGGCGGATGATGTGACGATGATCGCGTTGGTTTCATCGTGTGCTATGCTGGGAAGTTCGAGTCTTGGGAGAGAGTTTTATGGATACATAAGAGATAATGGAGTTAGGATGACTGTTCCTCTCGCTAATGCTCTGATGGATATGTTCTCGAAATGCGGAGATGTTCACGAGGCACGGAGAGTGTTTGATAgcttggagaagaagagaacaaTTGTATCGTGGACTACGATGATTTCAGGGTATGCTAGAAGTGGCTTGCTTGATGTTGCTAGGGAGCTTTTCGACGAGATGGAAGAGAAAGATGTCGTGTTGTGGAATGCTATGATCGGTGGATCAGTCCATGCAAAGCGTGCTCAAGATGCTCTGGCACTGTTCCAAGAGATGCAGACTAGCAGCACAAAGCCTGATGAAATCACCATGATTCATTGCCTCTCGGCGTGTTCTCAGCTCGGTGCTCTTGATGTAGGGGTTTGGATCCATCGTTACATCGAGAAACATAATCTTAGTCTCAATGTTGCTCTAGGGACTTCGTTGGTCGACATGTATGCCAAATGTGGTGACATCTCAGAAGCTCGCAGTGTTTTCCATGGAATGAAAACAAGAAACTCACTTACGTACACATCGATGATCGGTGGCTTGGCTCTTCACGGAGATGCATCCGCTGCTATATCATACTTTAATGAAATGATTGATGCAGGGATAGCCCCTGATGAGATAACTTTCATAGGGTTATTATCAGCTTGTTGCCATTCAGGAATGGTCCAAGCCGGCCGTGATTATTTCTCTCAGATGAAGTCTAGGTTCAACTTAAATCCCCAATTGAAACATTACTCAGTTATGGTAGACCTTCTAGGAAGAGCTGGGCTACTAGAAGAAGCAGAGAAGCTCATGGAAACTATGCCAATGGAGGCAGATGCTGCGGTTTGGGGGGCTTTATTTTTTGGTTGCAGGATGCATGGTAATGTCGCAATGGGAGAAAAAGCGGCTGAGAAGCTTTTAGAACTTGATCCGGATGATAGTGGAATCTATGTGTTGCAGGGTAAAATGTATGGAGAGGCTCATATGTGGGAAGATGCAAAGAAAGCGAGGAGGATGATGAATGAGAGAGGCGTAGAGAAGACTCCAGGTTGCAGTTCTATTGTGGTTAATGGAGTTTACTTTGAGTTTATCGTTAGGGATAAGTCGAGACCAGAGTCTGAGAAGATATATGATTGTTTAAATTGTCTTAGAAGACATATGGGGAGCTCTTCGAGTGTACGCTCGGAAGTTCCGGAAATGACATCCAGTTGA